The Panacibacter microcysteis genome includes a window with the following:
- a CDS encoding TetR/AcrR family transcriptional regulator, whose translation MGIAERKEKQKLEIRKMILDASMKLFVEEGFDQVTIRKIADLIEYSPTTVYLYFKDKNEIFYQLHELGFQKMAISSQSIAGIENPLLRLHKMGEHYIDFGLANPEYYDVMFIQRAPMQVLEKMDNCDWKHGETAMNFLRTTIQDCMEKGYIKKGNADVVSMGIWGMVHGLVSLAIRQRFDKLCPEGRDEYNGAEIKDMMHESLNWLVNSIDQKS comes from the coding sequence ATGGGTATAGCAGAGCGTAAGGAAAAACAGAAACTGGAGATCAGGAAAATGATTCTTGATGCTTCTATGAAACTGTTTGTGGAAGAAGGTTTTGACCAGGTAACCATTCGCAAAATTGCGGATCTTATAGAGTATAGCCCAACCACCGTTTACCTCTATTTTAAAGACAAGAACGAAATATTTTACCAGTTGCACGAGCTTGGCTTTCAGAAAATGGCTATCTCCAGCCAGTCTATTGCCGGCATAGAAAACCCTTTACTGCGCTTACATAAAATGGGTGAACATTATATAGACTTTGGCCTTGCAAACCCGGAGTATTACGATGTGATGTTTATCCAGCGTGCGCCCATGCAGGTGCTGGAAAAAATGGACAACTGCGACTGGAAGCATGGCGAAACAGCAATGAATTTTTTGCGCACGACCATACAGGATTGTATGGAGAAAGGTTACATTAAAAAAGGCAATGCTGATGTGGTATCTATGGGTATCTGGGGTATGGTGCATGGGCTGGTTTCGCTGGCAATAAGGCAACGTTTTGACAAATTATGTCCTGAAGGCCGCGATGAATACAACGGCGCCGAAATAAAAGATATGATGCATGAGTCTTTGAACTGGCTGGTAAACTCAATAGACCAGAAAAGCTGA